Proteins found in one Streptococcus iniae genomic segment:
- a CDS encoding CtsR family transcriptional regulator: MSQKNTSDSIEEYIKELLAQSGIAEIKRSLLADSFQVVPSQINYVIKTRFTESKGYEVESKRGGGGYIRIAKVQFSDKHHLIGSLRATTQGGICQQEFIDALQILCDEGLISDREGNLILAMASDSVLGLEASHIRSRMLCRLLQRIDRKES; encoded by the coding sequence ATGTCTCAGAAAAATACCTCAGACAGCATTGAAGAGTATATTAAGGAATTACTAGCGCAATCTGGTATTGCAGAGATAAAAAGGTCTCTTCTAGCAGATTCCTTTCAGGTTGTCCCAAGTCAAATTAACTATGTCATCAAAACCCGTTTTACAGAAAGTAAAGGCTATGAAGTTGAAAGCAAACGTGGTGGCGGTGGTTATATTAGGATTGCTAAGGTTCAGTTCTCAGATAAACATCATTTAATTGGTAGTTTGAGGGCGACAACTCAAGGTGGGATTTGCCAGCAAGAGTTTATAGATGCCCTTCAAATATTGTGTGATGAAGGTCTTATTTCAGACCGAGAAGGCAATCTTATCTTAGCAATGGCTTCGGACTCAGTTTTAGGTCTTGAAGCGTCACACATTCGTTCACGCATGTTGTGCAGGCTACTCCAGCGTATTGATAGAAAGGAAAGTTAA
- a CDS encoding cold-shock protein has protein sequence MAQGTVKWFNAEKGFGFISTESGQDVFAHFSAIQSNGFKSLDEGQKVEFDVEEGQRGPQAVNITKLS, from the coding sequence ATGGCACAAGGTACAGTTAAATGGTTTAACGCTGAAAAAGGTTTCGGTTTTATTTCAACTGAGAGCGGTCAAGACGTTTTTGCACATTTTTCAGCAATCCAATCTAATGGTTTTAAATCTTTAGATGAAGGACAAAAAGTTGAATTTGATGTTGAAGAAGGTCAACGTGGTCCTCAAGCAGTCAATATCACTAAATTATCTTAA
- a CDS encoding ATP-dependent Clp protease ATP-binding subunit, with product MINYSNKMQEIFKHAQFQAARFESHYLETWHILLAMVAVENSLAGLVFSEFESKIAVEEYEAAAILAMGKSPKESVRGFELKLQSKSLEHILNFANAISQVTNEKEVGSEHVLFAILLNPDIMASRVLELAGYKMKDDGSGEPRLVDLRKAIEIHAAYSKETIKAIYELRKPKKAKAGGSFSEMMKPPSTAGDLSDFTRDLTELAHQGLLEPVIGREKEISRMVQVLSRKTKNNPVLVGDAGVGKTALAYGLAQRIATGAIPYELQEMRVLELDMMSVVAGTRFRGDFEERMNQIIADIEEDGHIILFVDELHTIMGSGSGIDSTLDAANILKPALSRGTLHMVGATTQEEYQKHIEKDAALSRRFAKVLIEEPNLEDAYAIISGLKSSYEQFHNVLISDEAARASVKLAHRYLTSKQLPDSAIDLLDEASATVQGMVKKDPPSPLNAIDKAIIEGDFKAVSKLLKQDKPSPKLKPTPVTEAHILKTLSQLSGIPVEKLSQADSKKYLNLEKELHKRVIGQEDAVSAISRAIRRNQSGIRTGKRPIGSFMFLGPTGVGKTELAKALAEVLFDDESALIRFDMSEYMEKFAASRLNGAPPGYVGYDEGGELTEKVRNKPYSVLLFDEVEKAHPDIFNVLLQVLDDGMLTDSRGRRVDFSNTIIIMTSNLGATALRDDKTVGFGAKAISHDHTAMEKRILEELKKAYKPEFINRIDEKVVFHSLSQEDMRQVVMIMVQPLINTLAEKRISLKLQPSALKYLSEKGYDVEMGARPLRRTLQTEIEDKLSELILSGQLSAGHALKIGMSQGKLKYDISS from the coding sequence ATGATCAATTATTCCAATAAAATGCAGGAGATTTTTAAACATGCTCAATTTCAAGCAGCACGTTTTGAAAGTCATTATTTAGAAACTTGGCATATATTATTAGCTATGGTAGCTGTTGAAAATTCTTTGGCAGGCCTTGTTTTCAGTGAGTTTGAATCAAAAATTGCTGTTGAAGAATATGAAGCGGCAGCTATTTTAGCAATGGGCAAAAGCCCTAAGGAATCTGTCAGAGGATTTGAACTAAAATTACAGTCAAAGAGTTTGGAACACATCCTAAACTTTGCTAATGCTATTAGTCAGGTAACCAATGAAAAAGAAGTTGGTTCTGAGCATGTTTTGTTTGCAATTTTATTAAATCCTGACATTATGGCTAGTCGCGTCTTGGAACTAGCAGGTTATAAAATGAAAGATGATGGCAGCGGTGAGCCACGTTTAGTGGATCTTCGTAAGGCTATTGAAATTCATGCAGCTTATAGTAAAGAGACCATTAAAGCCATTTATGAATTGCGTAAACCTAAAAAAGCTAAGGCAGGTGGAAGCTTCTCAGAGATGATGAAGCCGCCTAGCACTGCGGGAGACTTATCAGATTTTACGCGCGATTTAACAGAACTTGCTCATCAAGGCTTGCTTGAGCCAGTTATTGGACGTGAAAAAGAGATTTCTCGCATGGTCCAAGTACTTAGCCGTAAAACTAAGAATAATCCTGTTCTTGTTGGAGATGCTGGGGTTGGTAAAACAGCTCTTGCCTATGGGCTAGCACAACGCATTGCAACAGGTGCTATTCCGTATGAGTTGCAAGAAATGCGTGTTTTGGAACTTGATATGATGAGCGTGGTGGCTGGGACGCGTTTTAGAGGTGACTTTGAAGAACGTATGAATCAAATCATTGCTGATATTGAAGAGGATGGCCATATCATTTTGTTTGTGGATGAACTACACACAATAATGGGTTCAGGAAGTGGCATTGACAGTACATTAGATGCAGCCAATATCTTAAAACCAGCCCTATCACGTGGGACGCTTCATATGGTTGGCGCAACAACCCAAGAAGAATATCAAAAACACATTGAAAAAGATGCAGCTCTCTCAAGACGTTTTGCTAAAGTTTTAATTGAAGAACCCAATTTAGAAGATGCTTATGCTATTATTTCAGGGCTTAAATCATCTTATGAGCAATTTCATAATGTGCTTATTTCTGACGAGGCGGCTCGCGCTAGTGTTAAGTTAGCCCATCGCTATTTAACCAGCAAGCAGCTTCCAGATTCGGCTATTGATTTATTAGATGAAGCTAGTGCTACTGTTCAAGGAATGGTAAAAAAAGACCCCCCATCACCTTTAAATGCTATTGATAAGGCAATCATAGAAGGTGATTTTAAGGCAGTTTCGAAATTGCTTAAGCAAGATAAGCCTAGTCCTAAATTAAAGCCAACTCCTGTTACAGAGGCTCATATTCTAAAAACCTTAAGTCAATTATCAGGTATTCCAGTTGAAAAATTAAGTCAAGCAGACAGTAAAAAATATTTGAATTTGGAAAAAGAGTTGCATAAGCGTGTTATTGGTCAAGAAGATGCAGTATCAGCTATTTCAAGGGCTATTCGTCGTAATCAATCAGGAATTAGAACAGGCAAGCGCCCAATTGGTTCCTTCATGTTCCTTGGGCCAACAGGTGTTGGTAAGACAGAACTTGCCAAAGCCTTAGCTGAAGTCTTATTTGATGATGAGTCTGCCTTAATTCGTTTTGACATGTCTGAATACATGGAAAAATTTGCGGCAAGCCGTTTAAATGGTGCTCCTCCAGGCTATGTTGGCTATGATGAAGGTGGAGAATTGACCGAAAAAGTGCGCAACAAACCTTATTCGGTTTTACTCTTTGATGAAGTTGAAAAAGCCCATCCAGATATCTTTAATGTTTTGTTGCAAGTTTTAGATGATGGGATGTTGACAGATAGTCGTGGTCGTCGTGTTGATTTCTCAAATACCATTATTATCATGACAAGTAACCTTGGTGCAACAGCCTTGCGTGATGACAAGACGGTTGGTTTTGGAGCCAAAGCCATTAGCCATGACCATACTGCCATGGAAAAACGCATTTTAGAAGAACTTAAAAAAGCCTATAAACCAGAATTTATCAATAGAATTGATGAAAAAGTGGTCTTCCATAGCTTGAGTCAAGAAGACATGCGTCAAGTGGTTATGATTATGGTGCAGCCATTGATAAATACCTTAGCAGAAAAAAGGATCTCCCTCAAACTTCAACCATCGGCCCTTAAGTACCTTTCAGAAAAAGGATATGATGTGGAAATGGGTGCTCGTCCTCTTAGACGTACCCTCCAGACAGAAATTGAAGATAAATTGTCAGAGCTCATTTTATCAGGTCAGCTCTCAGCTGGTCATGCCTTGAAAATTGGTATGTCGCAAGGGAAATTAAAATACGATATCTCTTCATAA